The proteins below come from a single Desulfovibrio sp. JC022 genomic window:
- a CDS encoding methyl-accepting chemotaxis protein has protein sequence MKIRTRMILAIVIPMIISVLVVMLTVSMQFDSTAEDSYRKTASQELKLINNYISEILKKAENVSRFVASLDETKNAMGKWTKYFELDGPSKPAQYATDQSEIAVNRLANKLMKANPAFAYVYMGFEDGGYTQDGTDTLKNNYDPRVRPWYKQGKNAPTESINLSAYITTEGFPNIGVVTKIRNNSGNFIGVSAVDISLGDLTKIINNLNIGETGFVVLVQGDGTILADPKTPDNNFKKIDDLDNPALKAAYYAKTDWLGDLEFNGAKFSAEVYRSKETGWTMIAFIPHAEIYAASKEANITMFGIAAVAAIVFGLLGALLVNSRLVRPIHAMGEFAKQIAAGNYEAKPEDVSYKAELRDLLDNLQSMTGELVETISLADEKTREAEVKTVQAEEALGTAEEATRKAETAKRDGMMQAAGQLEEIVERISSSSTQLSANVEESMRGSEMQRERASENATAMEEMNATVLEVAANAARSSEEAERARSEAVHGSDIVDKVVTAVSNLKSESAKLGSEMGQLGEKAESISSVMSVITDIADQTNLLALNAAIEAARAGEAGRGFAVVADEVRKLAEKTVSATSEVGDAIGSIQQSSRNSITTMTETTEMVDSTTTLVNEAGDALKSILEIIELVAEQVRSIATAAEQQSAASEEINMSTSEINRIADENFNAMEQSAEAMSNLAELSNMLNNLIDDLKNS, from the coding sequence GTGAAAATTAGAACACGGATGATTTTGGCTATTGTTATACCGATGATTATCTCGGTGTTAGTTGTAATGTTGACTGTTTCCATGCAGTTCGACAGCACAGCTGAGGATTCGTACAGAAAAACAGCCAGTCAGGAACTGAAACTGATTAATAATTATATTTCGGAGATTCTGAAAAAGGCAGAAAACGTAAGCAGGTTTGTGGCCAGTCTTGATGAAACCAAGAATGCCATGGGTAAATGGACAAAATATTTTGAGCTTGACGGACCAAGTAAGCCTGCCCAGTACGCCACTGACCAGTCAGAGATAGCGGTCAACCGTCTGGCGAATAAGCTGATGAAAGCCAACCCGGCTTTTGCATACGTCTACATGGGGTTTGAGGATGGCGGGTATACACAGGACGGTACAGATACTTTAAAGAATAATTATGATCCGCGTGTACGGCCATGGTATAAGCAGGGTAAAAATGCGCCCACTGAATCAATTAACCTTTCCGCCTACATTACAACAGAAGGTTTCCCCAACATCGGGGTAGTAACCAAAATCAGGAATAATAGTGGAAATTTTATAGGCGTGTCTGCTGTTGATATCTCCCTCGGTGATCTGACCAAGATTATCAATAACCTTAATATAGGTGAAACCGGTTTTGTAGTTCTGGTGCAGGGAGATGGAACTATCCTGGCAGATCCTAAAACTCCGGATAATAATTTCAAAAAAATTGATGATTTGGATAATCCTGCGCTTAAAGCGGCCTATTACGCCAAAACAGACTGGCTTGGAGATTTGGAATTTAATGGGGCTAAATTTTCAGCTGAAGTGTACCGCTCCAAAGAGACCGGTTGGACCATGATTGCTTTTATTCCTCATGCAGAGATTTATGCTGCGTCTAAAGAGGCCAATATCACCATGTTTGGTATTGCCGCTGTTGCAGCTATAGTTTTTGGATTGCTTGGGGCTTTATTGGTTAATTCCAGACTTGTACGCCCCATTCATGCCATGGGTGAATTCGCCAAGCAGATTGCCGCGGGCAACTATGAAGCCAAGCCCGAAGATGTTTCCTACAAAGCAGAGTTGCGCGATCTTTTAGATAATTTGCAATCCATGACCGGGGAATTGGTTGAAACAATTTCCCTTGCCGATGAAAAGACCCGCGAGGCTGAAGTTAAAACCGTGCAGGCTGAGGAAGCTCTCGGCACAGCTGAGGAAGCAACTCGCAAAGCTGAAACAGCCAAGCGTGACGGCATGATGCAGGCCGCAGGACAGCTTGAGGAAATTGTGGAACGGATTTCATCTTCCTCCACCCAGCTTTCCGCCAACGTGGAAGAATCTATGCGTGGTTCGGAAATGCAGCGCGAGCGTGCTTCAGAAAATGCCACGGCTATGGAAGAGATGAACGCCACCGTACTGGAAGTTGCCGCGAATGCCGCTCGAAGCTCCGAAGAAGCTGAACGGGCCAGAAGTGAAGCTGTCCACGGTTCGGATATTGTTGATAAGGTTGTGACTGCGGTCAGCAATCTTAAAAGTGAATCTGCAAAACTGGGCTCAGAAATGGGGCAGCTGGGTGAGAAAGCCGAGTCTATCAGCAGTGTCATGAGCGTGATTACCGACATTGCGGATCAGACCAACCTGCTGGCCCTTAACGCAGCCATTGAAGCGGCCCGTGCCGGTGAAGCCGGACGCGGTTTTGCGGTTGTCGCCGATGAGGTCCGCAAGCTGGCAGAAAAGACCGTAAGCGCGACTTCAGAAGTGGGTGACGCCATTGGTTCTATTCAGCAGTCTTCAAGGAATTCCATTACTACCATGACCGAGACAACCGAGATGGTGGATTCCACAACAACGCTGGTAAATGAAGCCGGGGATGCTTTGAAATCCATACTGGAAATTATTGAACTGGTAGCGGAGCAGGTTCGTTCCATTGCCACTGCAGCGGAGCAGCAGAGTGCCGCTTCAGAGGAAATCAATATGTCCACCTCGGAAATCAATCGCATTGCGGATGAGAACTTTAATGCCATGGAGCAATCAGCGGAAGCCATGTCTAATCTTGCTGAACTCTCCAATATGCTCAACAATTTGATTGATGATTTGAAAAATTCATAA
- a CDS encoding ferredoxin: MAKKVVIDQDECIGCETCVELCPEVFALDSDGEKAEVIKEEAVDLECVAESIDTCPVECIMIE, encoded by the coding sequence ATGGCTAAAAAAGTAGTGATTGATCAGGACGAATGTATTGGTTGCGAAACCTGTGTTGAGCTTTGCCCGGAAGTCTTTGCCCTTGATTCAGATGGGGAAAAGGCTGAGGTGATTAAAGAAGAAGCAGTTGATCTTGAGTGTGTAGCAGAATCAATTGATACCTGTCCGGTTGAGTGTATTATGATTGAATGA
- a CDS encoding transporter substrate-binding domain-containing protein: MILFDFRTQTLFLFLKEKFPSGLIWNNLDELKKYRIGVPRGYLQEQGLTVEILDNYSTGVKMLRKGYIDFMLENSVVGNYIIDMEFADYKYDIGEVWTRIEPEPMIALFSRKAGSGDYFLRKLNKGIKVIRENWTYEKILNNFHNKDFVN, encoded by the coding sequence GTGATTCTTTTCGATTTTAGAACACAAACTCTCTTTCTTTTTTTAAAAGAAAAATTTCCTTCCGGTTTGATATGGAACAATCTTGATGAATTGAAAAAGTATCGTATTGGAGTCCCCCGTGGATATTTGCAGGAGCAGGGATTGACTGTTGAAATCTTAGATAATTATTCCACCGGGGTAAAAATGCTGCGCAAAGGATATATAGATTTTATGCTGGAGAATTCAGTGGTCGGTAACTATATTATTGATATGGAATTTGCTGATTACAAATATGATATTGGAGAAGTGTGGACACGTATTGAACCGGAGCCAATGATTGCTTTGTTTTCCCGTAAAGCAGGCAGTGGGGATTATTTTTTGCGTAAGTTGAATAAAGGAATTAAGGTCATCAGGGAAAACTGGACCTATGAGAAAATATTGAATAATTTTCATAACAAGGATTTTGTTAATTAG